A window of the Hordeum vulgare subsp. vulgare chromosome 5H, MorexV3_pseudomolecules_assembly, whole genome shotgun sequence genome harbors these coding sequences:
- the LOC123397640 gene encoding uncharacterized protein LOC123397640 — MGFVVIVVFLCLLHSSYYIRPVKSIDAHGNILTKIKEHAPLVKRHHFELSRRYKFPSRESQDNTVTRLAVWKTQSGKYYGLRAKIGVWAHPNQEHSQESGASISVINTKPGSMFNIVEAGVHVFPDLYNNSDVRFFTYWTRDGYRSTGCYNLQCSGFIPAKGAALVPGQAIGPPSTYDGEDHYITISLYTEPHTGNWLLYRDDLERPSFLGHFPKDLCPELNGVAPIVLFSGFAIYPKNGRGPAMGSGHFPKEGDRKAAYFKNMKIFDSNAIAHDPSPSIMIPWMNRPDCYKVGDIPLGVKDSYLFYYGGPEGCRG, encoded by the exons ATGGGTTTTGTGGTAATAGTTGTCTTTCTGTGCCTCTTACATTCATCCTACTATATTCGTCCAGTCAAGTCCATAGATGCACATGGAAATATACTTACCAAGATAAAG GAGCATGCACCTCTTGTGAAGCGACACCATTTTGAGTTGTCTAGGAGATATAAATTTCCTTCTAGAGAATCCCAAGATAACACTGTTACTCGG TTAGCTGTGTGGAAGACACAATCAGGAAAATACTATGGTCTTCGAGCTAAAATAGGTGTGTGGGCTCACCCGAATCAAGAACATTCTCAAGAATCTGGAGCATCCATATCTGTCATCAATACAAAGCCTGGATCCATGTTCAACATAGTCGAAGCCGGGGTTCAT GTTTTTCCTGACCTGTATAATAACAGTGATGTTCGCTTCTTTACGTATTGGACT AGGGATGGATATAGATCAACAGGCTGCTATAACCTACAATGTAGCGGATTCATTCCTGCTAAAGGAGCTGCGCTTGTCCCAGGTCAAGCGATTGGTCCTCCatcaacatatgatggagaagatCACTACATCACAATTAGCCTATACACG GAACCTCATACAGGAAACTGGCTATTATACCGGGACGACCTAGAGAGGCCTTCATTCCTAGGGCATTTTCCTAAAGATCTTTGTCCCGAGTTGAATGGTGTTGCACCGATTGTATTATTTTCTGGATTTGCGATTTATCCAAAGAATGGGAGAGGGCCGGCAATGGGCAGCGGACATTTTCCAAAGGAGGGTGATAGAAAAGCAGCATACTTTAAAAACATGAAGATATTCGACTCAAATGCTATTGCTCATGATCCCAGTCCAAGCATCATGATCCCTTGGATGAATAGGCCGGATTGCTACAAGGTGGGTGACATTCCTCTTGGAGTAAAGGATAGTTATCTTTTCTATTACGGTGGGCCGGAAGGTTGTCGTGGTTGA